One stretch of Gadus macrocephalus chromosome 12, ASM3116895v1 DNA includes these proteins:
- the ttc22 gene encoding tetratricopeptide repeat protein 22: MEEGVMEADVSTDDIEAIMENMEYIPGYFHLELNLNGNPTGPVDLRQRDTHLRLDGLRAEVEAESGYLQYAVRNLLGFLAFHLEQLEVAEERFRDICKEDPGNLNAWANLGYVYDKLGQEVEAGECVEKVSQLMGLDGGEACQEESRLLAARCLAEQAYVQPYDVELDTEEEQRDRLSTALTLYNRALDYAGDLIQLEEKRSWYFKMATIYIRLDDIVKTKNDSEYSRLSHYNKGLRLLTEALKSKKTQLKALSWCYIGIMLEKKEEFSTVPMSIHDCGLSGSDPLSCHGTAIKLASDNAFVLNLLAKLFFVLGKQEMSMGICNMALSVLPDPELNYQAYCTRAKINVMAYVRDLERYKQGEGGIPDRQQLAEAKRDLDKVLHVHPCLRTHMEMAQVLYYSGVDALQESLLVDEGAVNSALVSISQSLQQEPGPSLPDLHLLRGRCLLLKGEEQNAADCFKRAMELERPGSADPTALRCLLESLLALFAQGGPEPGPGPVVTQLEESLHRAEQRYTEKVVQDELRHLYRSHTAEVTELSRALIKAGRLDLVRRLLEALQPKLPSRKKVLFKSYSIA, from the exons atggaggagggggtgatggaAGCGGACGTCAGCACAGATGACATAGAGGCAATCATGGAGAACATGGAGTACATCCCGGGCTACTTCCACCTGGAGCTCAACCTCAACGGCAACCCGACAGGGCCCGTGGATTTGCGGCAGCGGGACACCCACCTGAGGCTGGACGGCCTGCGGGCGGAGGTCGAGGCGGAGTCGGGGTACCTGCAGTACGCCGTCCGCAACCTCCTGGGCTTCCTGGCCTTCCACCTTGAGCAGCTGGAGGTCGCAGAGGAAAGGTTCAG AGACATCTGTAAGGAAGACCCTGGGAACCTCAACGCCTGGGCCAACCTGGGCTACGTCTATGACAAGCTGggccaggaggtggaggcgggggagTGTGTGGAGAAGGTGTCCCAGCTGATGGGCCTGGACGGCGGGGAGGCGTGTCAGGAGGAGTCCCGGCTGCTGGCGGCCCGCTGCCTGGCCGAGCAGGCCTACGTCCAGCCCTATGACGTGGAGCTAGAcactgaggaggagcagagagaccgACTGAGCACGGCACTAACCCTGTACAACCGGGCCCTGGACTACGCAGGGGATCTG ATACAACTGGAAGAAAAAAGAAGTTGGTATTTTAAAATGGCAACCATTTACATCAG GCTAGATGACATAGTGAAGACCAAGAATGATTCTGAATATTCCAGGCTTTCCCACTACAACAAGGGACTTAGGCTTCTGACTGAAGCACTCAAGTCAAAGAAAACACAGCTCAAAG CTCTTTCCTGGTGTTATATTGGCATCATGCTGGAAAAGAAGGAGGAGTTCTCCACGGTGCCCATGTCTATACATGACTGTGGTCTCTCCGGCTCAGACCCCCTGTCCTGCCACGGAACC GCCATAAAGCTGGCCAGCGACAATGCGTTCGTCCTGAACCTCCTTGCCAAGCTGTTTTTCGTGCTGGGGAAACAGGAGATGTCCATGGGGATCTGTAATATGGCTCTCAGCGTGCTGCCAGACCCTGAGCTCAACTACCAGGCCTACTGCACCCGGGCCAAG ATCAACGTGATGGCTTACGTGAGGGACCTGGAGAGGTAcaagcagggagagggagggatccCGGACAGACAGCAGCTGGCCGAAGCGAAGAGGGACCTTGACAAAGTCCTACACGTACACCCCTGCCTGAGGACACACATGGAGATGGCTCAG GTGCTGTACTACTCGGGTGTTGATGCGCTTCAGGAAAGCCTGCTGGTGGACGAGGGAGCGGTGAACAGCGCCCTCGTGAGCATATCCCAGTCCCTGCAGCAGGAGCCGGGCCCCAGcctcccagacctccacctGCTCCGGGGCCGCTGCCTCCTCCTGAAGGGAGAGGAGCAGAACGCTGCAGACTGCTTCAAGAGAGCGATGGAGCTGGAGAGGCCCGGGAGCGCTGACCCCACGGCTCTGCGCTGCCTGCTGGAGTCTCTCCTGGCACTGTTCGCCCAGGGAGGCCCCGAACCCGGCCCGGGGCCCGTGGTCACCCAGCTTGAAGAGTCGCTGCACAGGGCAGAACAGAGGTATACCGAAAAGGTGGTGCAGGATGAGCTGAGGCACCTGTATCGCTCGCACACCGCTGAGGTCACAGAGCTGTCTCGAGCTCTGATTAAAGCGGGCCGGCTGGACCTCGTGAGGCGGCTCCTGGAGGCCTTACAGCCGAAGCTGCCCAGTAGAAAGAAAGTGCTTTTCAAGTCTTATTCCATCGCGTGA